A part of Gossypium hirsutum isolate 1008001.06 chromosome A07, Gossypium_hirsutum_v2.1, whole genome shotgun sequence genomic DNA contains:
- the LOC107955806 gene encoding uncharacterized protein produces MRPKKKAKSDGPMRVGPSVAPTGVAPCGHYSRRHLGDCCRTIGACLRCGSTEHRVRDCPLRIDQVQALGSGTVQPLKVVQQPSRGRGQARGVNALIDIGSAHSYVASTVSETLGIPIEGTDSKVTMLSPLGQSIRVSKLYKDVPLEVQRTVFLADLMELLFGEFDLILRMDWLVKHRISLDCTTKRVILWTEEDSEVMVIGDRRDYLTNVISALVAEKLVRRGYVFPEELPGLPPSRGVDFRIELFPGTSQVSITPYQMASKELTELKAQIQELLDRGFIRSSVSSWRAPVLFMKRKMGQ; encoded by the exons atgaggcctaagaaaaaggccaaatcTGATGGGCCAATGCGAGTTGGGCCTTCTGTTGCACCTACTGGGGTAGCGCCATGTGGGCACTATAGTAGACGCCATCTGGGTGATTGTTGTAGAACTATTGGGGCGTGCTTGAGATGTGGGTCGACTGAGCACCGTGTTCGGGATTGCCCGTTGAGAATTGATCAGGTGCAAGCTCTAGGTTCTGGTACTGTACAACCGCTGAAAGTAGTTCAGCAGCCATCTAGGGGCCGAGGTCAGGCCAGGGGTGTTAATG cattgatagacataggctctgCCCATTCATATGTAGCTAGTACTGTGTCTGAAACCTTGGGGATTCCAATCGAGGGTACTGATAGTAAGGTAACTATGTTAAGTCCTTTAGGGCAATCTATTCGGGTGAGTAAGCTGTATAAAGATGTTCCGCTAGAGGTCCAAAGGACAGTATTTCTAGCTGATCTAATGGAGCTTCTGTTTGGGGAGTTCGATCTAATTTTGAgaatggactggctggttaaacatCGGATAAGTCTAGATTGTACAACAAAAAGGGTTATCTTGTGGACCGAGGAGGACAGTGAGGTAATGGTAATTGGGGATCGACGAGACTACCTGACTAATGTGATCTCAGCTTTGGTAGCAGAAAAGTTGGTTCGGAGAGGAT atgtgtttcctgaggagCTACCGGGGTTACCTCCGAGCCGTGGGGTAGATTTTAGGATTGAGTTGTTTCCTGGCACATCTCAGGTGTCTATCACCCCTTACCAAATGGCATCGAAAGAGCTGACTgaacttaaggctcagattcaagagttgttggatcgtgggttcattcgTTCTAGTGTGTCTTCATGGAGAGCACCTGTTCTTTTCATGAAAAGAAAGATGGgacaatga